In Oligoflexus sp., a single genomic region encodes these proteins:
- the nuoD gene encoding NADH dehydrogenase (quinone) subunit D, which yields MMNQTQLKNMSAAELREMLVQERQGLADFYNPNVLVNIGPSHPAMHGTLRAMCRVNGEVIEDATCEIGYLHRAIEKLAEHRTYHQWIVYTDRLNYCSALANNVAYVKAVEDLMGITPTERCQWIRVICMELARIIDHLICIAINALDMGALTIFWYLYHWREEAYTMIEGMCGMRLTTSYARIGGMMYDLPDNFASEMTKFVEGVPRSLDDVEKLLTSNRIWVDRTKDVGNLTAEEAINFGVTGPCLRASGVDFDLRRDRPYYTYPEIDFDVVIGKNGDVYDRYLLRMEEIRQSIRILKQCMQKLPKGPLWVEDRRVRIPEKKDVYEKMEVLIHHFKIFMEGIDVPPGEAYSCIESPNGELGFYIVSRGGPKAWRIKIKSPSLLHFQTFEHTVKGAKIPDAIAVLGSLNIIAGELDR from the coding sequence ATGATGAACCAAACTCAACTTAAAAATATGTCAGCCGCCGAGCTGAGAGAGATGCTCGTTCAGGAGCGCCAGGGTCTTGCTGACTTTTACAATCCGAATGTTCTCGTCAACATCGGCCCGTCCCACCCGGCCATGCACGGAACCCTGCGCGCCATGTGCCGCGTGAACGGTGAAGTCATCGAGGATGCCACCTGCGAGATCGGTTACCTGCACCGGGCGATCGAAAAGCTGGCGGAACATCGCACCTATCACCAATGGATCGTCTATACCGACCGCTTGAATTACTGCTCGGCGCTGGCCAACAACGTCGCCTATGTGAAAGCGGTCGAGGACCTGATGGGCATCACTCCGACCGAACGCTGCCAATGGATCCGCGTGATCTGTATGGAGCTGGCTCGGATTATCGACCACCTTATCTGCATTGCGATCAACGCCCTCGATATGGGGGCTCTGACCATCTTCTGGTACCTCTACCACTGGCGGGAAGAAGCCTACACCATGATCGAAGGCATGTGCGGCATGCGCCTCACCACATCCTACGCGAGGATCGGTGGGATGATGTACGATCTGCCGGATAACTTCGCCAGCGAGATGACCAAGTTCGTCGAAGGCGTGCCCCGTTCTTTGGATGACGTGGAAAAACTTCTGACCTCGAACCGCATCTGGGTCGATCGGACCAAGGATGTCGGAAATCTGACCGCGGAAGAAGCGATCAACTTCGGCGTGACCGGCCCCTGCCTCCGCGCTTCGGGCGTGGACTTCGACCTGCGCCGCGACCGTCCTTACTACACCTATCCCGAGATCGACTTCGATGTGGTGATCGGCAAGAACGGTGATGTGTACGACCGCTACCTCCTCCGCATGGAAGAGATCCGGCAGAGCATTCGCATCCTGAAGCAGTGCATGCAGAAGCTGCCCAAGGGGCCTTTGTGGGTGGAAGACCGCCGCGTGCGCATTCCCGAGAAGAAAGACGTCTATGAAAAGATGGAAGTTCTGATCCATCATTTCAAAATCTTCATGGAAGGCATCGATGTGCCGCCGGGTGAAGCCTACAGCTGCATTGAATCCCCGAACGGCGAACTCGGCTTTTATATCGTGAGCCGCGGTGGACCCAAGGCCTGGCGCATCAAAATCAAATCACCGTCTTTGCTCCACTTTCAAACCTTTGAACACACGGTCAAAGGAGCCAAGATCCCGGATGCGATTGCGGTGCTCGGCAGCCTGAACATTATTGCCGGTGAACTCGACCGTTGA